A stretch of the Lolium perenne isolate Kyuss_39 chromosome 3, Kyuss_2.0, whole genome shotgun sequence genome encodes the following:
- the LOC127343546 gene encoding uncharacterized protein: MDTFGWAGDDVYQPRLAGQLSCGRFELDDAFLGQFQCDVGGEAQLSSSYGATGAGAAEDSNPLGFFGSGSGVDVFSSVVDGAGAHDGLLDAALAFSRVLSCGAEGDPGAVSNGVMFSGYSGNISSGESNNYSGGGHDAEVASPTSIISPTTTSLPQTTSAQALHANRKLLPANDCTNIATAPPLPRAGAKRKAHSPITTATSITFGQGAHVDTGAGKYVPDMEAMAQMKEMIYRAAAMRPVNLVTEPPAIGGSKPRRKNVRISSDPQTVAARLRRERVSDRLRVLQKLVPGGSKMDTASMLDEAASYLKFLKSQVQALETLGTANSTTGNAAMSSASTTRLHQRHYGNSPGFLGFATNNSNNSVFGNTNGSATRLL; this comes from the coding sequence ATGGACACTTTCGGCTGGGCCGGCGACGACGTTTACCAGCCGCGTCTTGCGGGTCAGCTGAGCTGTGGCCGGTTCGAGCTGGACGACGCTTTCCTCGGCCAGTTCCAGTGCGACGTCGGCGGGGAGGCCCAGTTGAGCTCGAGCTACGGTGCCACCGGAGCAGGCGCAGCGGAGGACTCGAACCCGCTGGGATTCTTTGGCTCCGGGTCGGGGGTCGACGTGTTCTCCTCAGTGGTCGATGGCGCCGGCGCGCACGACGGCCTGCTCGACGCGGCGCTCGCCTTCTCCAGGGTGCTCTCGTGCGGCGCCGAGGGTGACCCCGGGGCGGTCTCGAACGGCGTCATGTTCTCCGGCTACAGCGGCAACATCTCCTCCGGGGAGTCCAACAACTACAGTGGCGGCGGCCACGATGCGGAGGTGGCGTCGCCGACGTCCATTATATCGCCCACCACGACGTCGCTCCCCCAGACGACGTCGGCACAGGCGCTACACGCGAACCGGAAACTACTACCGGCCAACGACTGCACCAACATAGCAACCGCGCCGCCGCTCCCACGCGCCGGCGCAAAGCGGAAGGCGCACAGCCCCATCACGACCGCAACAAGCATCACCTTCGGCCAGGGCGCCCACGTCGACACCGGGGCCGGAAAGTACGTGCCGGACATGGAGGCGATGGCACAGATGAAGGAGATGATCTACCGGGCGGCGGCAATGCGCCCGGTGAACCTCGTCACGGAGCCCCCCGCGATCGGCGGCAGCAAGCCTCGTCGCAAGAACGTGCGCATCTCGAGCGACCCGCAGACGGTGGCAGCCCGTCTCCGGCGGGAGCGCGTCAGCGACCGCCTCCGCGTGCTGCAGAAGCTTGTCCCCGGCGGCAGCAAGATGGATACGGCGTCCATGCTGGACGAGGCCGCCAGCTACCTCAAGTTCCTCAAGTCCCAGGTCCAGGCGCTGGAAACCCTAGGAACCGCGAACAGTACCACCGGCAACGCCGCCATGTCCTCCGCCAGCACGACCAGGTTACATCAGCGTCATTACGGAAACAGCCCTGGGTTTCTTGGATTTGCGACAAATAACAGCAACAACTCCGTCTTCGGAAATACTAATGGGAGTGCAACAAGACTGTTGTAG